In one Colletotrichum destructivum chromosome 2, complete sequence genomic region, the following are encoded:
- a CDS encoding Putative Heat shock protein DnaJ, cysteine-rich, whose product MVKETKLYDTLGVAPTATEQELKKAYKTNALKYHPDKNAHNPEAEEKFKEISHAYEILSDSQKRTVYDQYGEAGLEGGAGGGGGMAAEDLFAQFFGSGSFGGGLGGMFGGGMPNRGPPKARTIHHTHKVSLEDVYRGKISKLALQRSIICPKCEGRGGKEGAVKRCGGCDGHGMKTMMRQMGPMIQRFQTVCPDCNGEGETIKDKDRCKQCNGKKTIVDRKVLHVHVDRGVRSGTKVEFRGEGDQAPGIQAGDVVFEIEQKPHPRFTRKEDDLLYQCEIELVTALAGGTIFIEHLDERWLSIEILPGEAIAPDAVKMVRGQGMPSPRHHDFGNLYIQFNVKFPEKGWTEDPAAFEALQKLLPAPSLQTVPPPEAMTEPADLEDLDNTSQAKVFGGAGGSMDEDDEDGHPGAERVQCASQ is encoded by the exons ATGGTTAAGGAAACCAAGCTCTACGACACCCTCGGC GtcgcgccgacggcgactgAGCAGGAACTGAAGAAGGCGTACAAGACAAATGCTCTCAAGTACCACCCTG ACAAGAACGCCCACAACCCCGAGGCGGAAGAAAAGTTCAAGGAAATTTCCCATGCTTACGAAATCCTTTCCGATTCCCAGAAGCGCACAGTCTACGACCAATATGGCGAGGCTGGCCTTGAGGgtggcgctggcggcggtggaggcaTGGCTGCCGAGGATTTGTTCGCTCAGTTCTTCGGCTCCGGCAGCTTCGGCGGTGGCCTTGGTGGAATGTTCGGTGGCGGCATGCCCAACCGTGGCCCCCCCAAAGCCCGCACGATTCACCACACCCATAAGGTCTCCCTTGAGGACGTCTACCGTGGAAAGATCTCCAAACTGGCTCTACAGCGCTCCATCATCTGCCCCAAGTGTGAGGGTCGCGGTGGAAAGGAAGGCGCCGTTAAGCGTTGTGGCGGTTGCGACGGCCATGGTATGAAGACCATGATGAGACAGATGGGCCCCATGATCCAACGATTCCAGACAGTCTGCCCCGACTGCAacggagagggagagacgatcaaggacaaggaccgTTGCAAGCAGTGCAACGGTAAGAAGACCATTGTCGACCGCAAGGTTCTCCACGTTCACGTCGACCGTGGTGTTAGAAGCGGCACCAAGGTTGAATTCCGCGGCGAGGGTGACCAGGCCCCTGGCATCCAGGCCGGTGACGTCGTTTTCGAGATCGAGCAGAAGCCCCACCCCCGCTTCACCCGCAAGGAGGACGACCTTCTTTACCAGTGCGAGATCGAGCTGGTGACTGCTCTGGCTGGTGGAACCATTTTCATTGAGCATCTTGACGAGAGGTGGCTCAGCATCGAGATTCTTCCCGGCGAAGCTATCGCACCTG ACGCCGTTAAGATGGTTCGTGGCCAGGGTATGCCCTCCCCCAGACACCACGACTTCGGAAACCTTTACATCCAGTTCAACGTCAAGTTCCCTGAGAAGGGTTGGACAGAGGACCCTGCCGCCTTTGAGGCTCTCCAGAAGCTACTCCCGGCTCCCTCGCTCCAGACCGTGCCTCCCCCTGAGGCTATGACTGAACCTGCCGATCTCGAGGACCTTGACAACACCTCCCAGGCTAAGGTCTTTGGTGGTGCCGGCGGGtccatggacgaggacgatgaggacggtCACCCCGGTGCCGAGCGCGTGCAGTGCGCCTCCCAGTAA
- a CDS encoding Putative WD40/YVTN repeat-like-containing domain superfamily has product MKVPYNCLEPSGNVVFAARGGKIHSFSLDDGSHLSTWKHPDVEKVHAAAASVSVSKIEVDASSGAPTPSSPVGNEDGPPAKRQRVESTEEDKGETDKQAKDADGMVIDSEPAMPEHQKRDRKKGNKQMRRNNRDGQQQQNNRGGAFARVPDYPVITIMTTTSDGSHLLAISGHDKSLWVFEHDGKGNLTELSQRQMPKRPCSVLICPDNQTILSADKFGDVYSLPLIPSEAAAVDSATQPDAASSETAPKPFKPEANPLTVHSKSNLRALQSQLREQQKSKRDAPKDQPTFEHTLQIGHVSMLTALTLASKGSRRYIITADRDEHIRVSRFMPHAHVIEGFCLGHANFVSALTLPSQDVLVSGGGDSELFVWDWEAGRVLSKFGLLEQVQQVEKDATKLAISQLLSVTVMANGRQVPVVLAVCESVSAIFVLRFSEDNTLGHVQTISTPGNPLHVAPVASGSAVTNILVTIDPADNDDAPNGIVSFRWTGAAFSSQDLGIQDTDVNEGEFDMPHEQVRKLLYNTEDLRKRGDDDQDEEAEREEQRPQEGGTQERELTQEEAS; this is encoded by the exons ATGAAAGTCCCCTACAACTGTCTGGAACCGTCTGGCAACGTTGTCTTCGCCGCCCGGGGTGGGAAGATTCACTCCTTCAGCCTGGATGATGGCTCTCACCTCTCAACATGGAAGCACCCCGACGTTGAAAAGGtgcatgccgccgccgcctcggtctCTGTCTCAAAGATTGAGGTTGATGCGAGCTCAGGTGCACCTACACCCTCATCCCCGGTCGGCAATGAGGACGGCCCTCCTGCCAAGCGTCAAAGGGTTGAGAGCACCGAGGAGGATAAGGGAGAGACCGACAAGCAAGCCAAGGACGCCGATGGCATGGTCATCGACAGTGAGCCCGCAATGCCCGAACACCAAAAGAGAGACAGGAAAAAGGGCAACAAGCAGATGAGACGGAACAACAGAgatggccagcagcagcagaacaATCGTGGCGGCGCGTTTGCAAGAGTCCCAGACTACCCTGTCATCACCATCATGACGACCACGAGCGACGGGAGCCACCTGCTGGCCATCTCGGGACACGATAAGTCTCTGTGGGTTTTTGAGCACGACGGCAAGGGGAATCTAACAGAGCTGAGCCAGAG ACAAATGCCCAAACGGCCCTGCTCTGTCCTCATCTGCCCGGACAACCAGACTATCCTCAGCGCGGACAAGTTCGGCGACGTTTACTCTCTGCCCTTGATCCCCTCGGAAGCTGCTGCAGTGGACTCCGCAACCCAGCCTGATGCCGCCTCGTCGGAGACGGCCCCAAAGCCCTTCAAGCCGGAGGCCAACCCCTTGACAGTGCACTCCAAGAGCAATCTCCGTGCGCTCCAAAGCCAGCTGCGCGAGCAGCAAAAGTCGAAGCGTGACGCCCCCAAGGACCAGCCGACGTTCGAGCATACGCTCCAGATCGGCCATGTCTCGATGCTTACGGCCCTGACGCTTGCCTCCAAGGGCAGCCGGCGGTACATCATCACGGCGGACCGCGATGAGCACATCCGCGTCTCACGCTTCATGCCGCACGCGCACGTCATCGAGGGCTTCTGCCTCGGTCACGCCAACTTCGTCAGTGCCCTCACGCTTCCGAGTCAGGACGTCTTGGTCTCGGGAGGCGGGGACAGCGAGCTTTTCGTATGGGACTGGGAGGCCGGGAGGGTCTTGTCCAAATTTGGCCTCTTGGAGCAGGTCCAGCAGGTGGAGAAGGACGCTACTAAGCTTGCCATCTCCCAACTCCTCTCCGTCACGGTCATGGCCAACGGCCGGCAGGTACCCGTGGTCCTGGCGGTATGCGAAAG CGTATCTGCCATATTCGTCCTCCGTTTCTCGGAGGACAATACCCTGGGCCATGTCCAAACCATTTCCACCCCCGGAAACCCACTTCATGTGGCGCCGGTTGCCAGCGGTAGCGCCGTTACGAACATACTGGTGACCATCGACCCGGCGGATAACGACGACGCGCCCAACGGCATTGTCTCGTTCAGATGGACTGGCGCCGCATTCTCGTCACAGGACCTTGGAATTCAGGACACCGATGTGAATGAAGGCGAGTTCGACATGCCCCATGAGCAAGTGCGGAAACTTCTGTATAACACCGAAGACCTGCGCAAacgaggcgacgacgaccaagacgaagaggcggaaCGGGAAGAACAGCGACCGCAAGAGGGGGGCACCCAGGAACGGGAGCTAACGCAGGAGGAGGCGTCGTAG
- a CDS encoding Putative large ribosomal subunit protein uL10, protein MGGKSANKAGYFDKLKGLLEEYKSIFIVTVDNVSSQQMHEIRQSLRGQGVVLMGKNTMVRRALKTFIPDSPEYERLLPFVKGNVGFVFTNADLKDIRDKILANKVAAPARAGAVAPSDVWIPAGNTGMEPGKTSFFQALGVPTKIARGTIEIVSDLKLVEANNKVGPSEATLLNMLNISPFTYGMGIAQVYDQGNAFPADVLDIGEEQLLKAFSGAVTTIAALSLAINFPTLPSVIHSFFNGYKNVLAIAIETEISWPEIEALKDRIANPDAYAAAAPVAAAGGAAETKEEEKEAEKSDEESDEDGGFGGLFD, encoded by the exons ATGGGGGGCAAATCTGCGAACAAGGCCGGCTACttcgacaagctcaagggCTTGCTCGAGGAGTACAAGtccatcttcatcgtcaccgtcgacaaTGTCAGCTCTCAGCAGATGCACGAGATCAGACAGTCCCTCCGTGGACAGGGTGTCGTCTTGATGGGAAAGAACACCATG GTTCGCCGTGCCCTCAAGACCTTCATCCCCGACTCCCCCGAGTACGAGCGTCTCCTGCCCTTCGTTAAGGGCAACGTTGGTTTCGTCTTCACCAACGCCGACCTGAAGGATATCCGTGACAAGATCCTCGCcaacaaggtcgccgcccccgcccgTGCTGGCGCCGTCGCTCCCTCCGATGTCTGGATTCCCGCTGGCAACACCGGCATGGAGCCCGGCAAGACTTCTTTCTTCCAGGCCCTCGGTGTCCCCACCAAGATTGCTCGTGGTACCATTGAAATCGTGTCGGACCTGAAGCTTGTTGAGGCCAACAACAAGGTCGGCCCCTCCGAGGCCACCCTCCTCAACATGCTCAACATCTCTCCCTTCACCTACGGCATGGGTATCGCTCAGGTCTACGACCAGGGCAACGCTTTCCCCGCCGATGTCCTCGACATCGGTGAGGAGCAGCTCCTCAAGGCCTTCAGCGGTGCTgtcaccaccatcgccgccctctctCTGGCCATCAACTTCCCTACTCTGCCCTCCGTTATCCACTCCTTCTTCAACGGCTACAAGAACGTTCTCGCTATCGCCATCGAGACCGAGATCTCGTGGCCCGAGATTGAGGCTCTCAAGGACCGCATCGCCAACCCCGATGCCTacgccgctgccgctcccgttgccgctgctggtggtgctgccgagaccaaggaggaggagaaggaggccgagaagtCCGACGAGGAGTCTGATGAGGatggcggcttcggcggtcTCTT CGACTAA
- a CDS encoding Putative DNA mismatch repair protein MutS, core produces MLTRPLTALAYHDLVYPLIATARYHSTSALHLRLRRIDGVRRDFSSNFGHEGGAAALPRGRKRIGWHASVFARGKKTKSTVKLDDLPQGVLSLDPRPVQDEEGPAYPTVVLQARRNMQKFDNCVLLTRVGGFYELYFEHAEEYGPLLNLKVAQKKTNAGPVSMAGFPFFQLDRILKILVQDLNRYVAVAEEFPNNAPEKVKSGGLMHDRRVARIITPGTLIDENFMDPYANNYVLAVHATTAQSEERGGLSGVATGGGARDPLSNLAADGRNVTPTTGVPAEPPLPLGLAWLDLSTGQFYTQATDLSALSSILSRICPREVVLDSEMRAQADHGLSSILAEDRHLVTYSSFGDIRQLSDWAPMLESDVPQATRGAFTDGEVLAGSLLLHYVKERLLGLSMKLQPPMRHENVQTMSIDKSSMRSLEIKQTIRDGNFRGSLLHAIRRTVTRSGARLLNDWLSAPSTSLDVIKLRQDLVARFVGDPDLRDGVVLLLRRSHDSQRLVQKFAMGRGDPDDLVALASTVHATDSIRRLLAEAADESSCLAHMTARLDLKGPLRLARRIKEAIDEEGIVHQHEMEESEAGQMMALAQEIVSNQGTQDDAAVLPKGAAKKRRPTSVREAYADDNETWIMKPSASPVLRQLHADLAALHAEKENLVQTLRDEHGATSLTLRWSPALGHFCHIRGKDARSISSGIRALSSSKSTSSFHDPQWTRLGQQLEHARHSVRTEEQRVFHALRAAVVLNLVKLRRNAAVLDELDVTTSFATLAVEQGLTRPLLNNSTAHTIIGGRHPTVEGGLHEQGRNFVRNDCLVGGSGSPAGRLWLITGPNMAGKSTFLRQNALITILAQVGCYVPADYAEMGVVDAIFSRVGSADNLYRDQSTFMVEMMETAQILRGATPRSFVIMDEIGRGTTPEDGTAVAYACLHHLVTVNQCRTLFATHFHRVADLAIADGLAGDYSGVVDMYCTDVDEDDDGGFVYVHKLRKGVNRQSHALKVAKLANLPGPAIRVAQKVLGVQF; encoded by the exons ATGTTGACCCGGCCACTCACCGCACTCGCCTATCATGATCTGGTCTACCCCTTAATAGCTACCGCCCGATACCATTCCACCTCCGCACTTCACCTCCGCCTGCGCCGCATTGATGGGGTGAGACGCGACTTCAGTTCCAACTTTGGCCATGAAGGTGGGGCTGCCGCGCTGCCGcgcgggaggaagaggatcgGCTGGCACGCCTCCGTCTTTGCCAGGGGCAAAAAGACCAAATCGACGGTGAAGCTCGACGATCTACCACAAGGAGTTCTGTCGCTGGACCCCCGTCCCGTGCAAGATGAGGAGGGCCCGGCCTATCCAACCGTCGTGCTGCAAGCGCGCCGCAACATGCAAAAGTTCGACAACTGCGTGCTCCTGACGCGTGTTGGTGGCTTCTACGAGCTGTACTTTGAGCACGCCGAGGAGTACGGCCCCCTGCTGAACCTCAAGGTCGCCCAGAAAAAGACGAACGCCGGTCCGGTCTCCATG GCCGGTTTTCCTTTCTTCCAGCTGGATCGAATCCTCAAGATCCTGGTCCAGGACCTGAACCGCTacgttgccgttgctgagGAGTTTCCCAACAATGCGCCAGAGAAGGTCAAGTCTGGTGGGCTGATGCACGACCGCAGAGTTGCTCGTATCATCACGCCAGGAACTCTGATTGACGAGAACTTCATGGACCCCTATGCCAATAACTACGTTCTGGCAGTTCatgcgacgacggcacaGTCCGAGGAAAGAGGGGGGTTGAGCGGGGTGGCaacaggaggaggagctAGAGACCCGTTGTCCAATCTGGCCGCTGATGGCCGGAACGTGACGCCGACAACTGGTGTTCCAGCCGAACCACCATTGCCTCTGGGGCTCGCGTGGCTGGACTTGTCTACCGGCCAATTCTACACCCAGGCCACCGATCTCTCGGCGCTGTCATCAATCCTCTCAAGGATATGCCCCAGGGAGGTCGTGCTCGACAGCGAGATGCGAGCCCAGGCAGATCATGGCCTGTCCTCCATCCTTGCCGAGGACCGCCATCTGGTCACGTACAGTTCATTTGGTGACATCAGGCAGCTCTCTGACTGGGCCCCCATGCTCGAGAGCGACGTCCCTCAGGCGACGCGCGGTGCCTTCACCGATGGCGAGGTGTTGGCTggcagcctgctgctgcactACGTCAAGGAGCGGCTGCTGGGGTTGAGCATGAAGCTGCAGCCGCCGATGCGGCACGAGAACGTGCAGACAATGAGCATAGACAAGAGCAGCATGCGCTCACTAGAGATCAAGCAGACGATCCGCGATGGGAACTTCAGGGGTAGCCTTCTGCATGCGATCCGACGGACCGTCACTAGGAGCGGCGCCAGACTCCTTAACGATTGGCTCAGCGCCCCGTCGACATCGCTCGACGTGATCAAGCTCAGgcaggacctcgtcgcccgctTCGTCGGGGATCCCGACCttcgcgacggcgtcgtcttgCTACTCCGCCGCAGCCATGATTCCCAACGCCTTGTCCAAAAGTTTGCCATGGGAAGAGGGGACCCGGACGACCTGGTGGCCCTGGCTAGCACCGTCCATGCCACCGACAGCATCCGCCGGCTGTTGGCAGAAGCCGCCGATGAATCCAGCTGCCTTGCGCACATGACGGCGCGGCTAGACCTCAAGGGCCCCCTGAGGCTTGCGCGTCGCAtcaaggaggccatcgacgaggagggcatcgtcCACCAGCACGAGATGGAAGAGAGCGAGGCGGGGCAGATGATGGCCCTAGCCCAGGAGATCGTCAGCAATCAGGGCACAcaagacgacgccgccgtgctcCCCAAGGGCGCCGCGAAGAAGAGGCGTCCCACGTCGGTCCGGGAGGCgtacgccgacgacaacgagacCTGGATCATGAAGCCCAGTGCCAGCCCGGTCCTCCGGCAGCTCCatgccgacctcgccgctctgcacgccgagaaggagaatCTCGTGCAGACCCTCCGCGACGAGCACGGCGCGACCTCCCTCACCCTCCGCTGGAGCCCGGCCCTCGGCCACTTCTGCCACATCAGGGGCAAAGACGCGCGCTCCATCTCGTCCGGCATCAGAGCCCTCAGTTCCAGCAAGTCGACGAGTTCCTTCCACGACCCGCAGTGGAcgcgcctcggccagcagctcgagcaCGCCCGCCACAGCGTCCGCACTGAGGAGCAGCGAGTCTTCCATgccctccgcgccgccgtcgtgctGAACCTCGTCAAGCTGcgccgcaacgccgccgtcctcgatgaGCTCGACGTCACCACCTCCTTCGCCacgctcgccgtcgagcaaGGGCTCACCCGGCCCCTCCTCAACAACTCAACCGCGCATACCATCATTGGGGGCCGGCACCCGacggtcgagggcggcctccACGAGCAAGGGCGCAACTTCGTCCGCAACGACTGCCTTgttggcggcagcgggagcCCCGCCGGAAGGCTGTGGCTAATCACGGGGCCCAATATGGCGGGCAAGAGCACTTTCTTGCGTCAGAACGCCCTCATCACGATCCTCGCGCAGGTCGGCTGCTACGTGCCCGCCGACTACGCCGAGatgggcgtcgtcgacgccatcttcAGCCGGGTCGGGTCCGCCGACAACCTGTACCGCGACCAGAGCACGTTCATggtggagatgatggagacGGCGCAGATCCTGCGCGGCGCAACGCCGCGGTCATTCGTCATCATGGACGAGATTGGCCGGGGCACGACGCCCGAGGACGGCACAGCCGTCGCGTACGCCTGTCTGCATCACCTGGTCACCGTCAACCAGTGCAGGACACTATTTGCGACGCATTTTCACCGGGTGGCGGACCTGGCCATCGCCGATGGGTTGGCCGGTGACTACAGTGGAGTCGTGGACATGTACTGTACGGACgtggatgaagacgatgatggtggttTCGTCTATGTTCACAAATTGCGCAAGGGGGTCAATCGACAGAGCCATGCACTCAAGGTCGCAAAGTTGGCAAATCTGCCAGGACCAGCAATACGTGTTGCGCAAAAAGTCCTTGGTGTTCAATTTTAG
- a CDS encoding Putative glycoside hydrolase family 38 domain, galactose mutarotase-like domain superfamily, giving the protein MGGGREIKSKSSYPALASRPVGQWISNLYKDRINQFYSRGQWEKHNLLAMMTEGTASGEPYVKLSVWDAPDTTRPTFDDAVSHEFKKTEVGAWFGPSWSTHWFKVILTVPEELRDKDLLELHWDANNEGLIWTEDGKPLQGLTGGGERTEWILPKEFRDGKEHTVYIEMACNGMFGNAAGGDTIQPPDPNKYFRLGQAEIVAVNPEARALYIDIWIIGDAAREFPQDSWEQHKALKVATDVIDAFELGNKDSILKCRKIAQEYLGPHVDSHKVYSNDKEPQVYGIGHCHIDSCWLWPWAETKRKVARSWSNQCDLMDRYPELNFACSQAQQYKWLKELYPYAFDRVKTKVKEGRFHPIGGSWVEHDTNMPSGESLVRQFLYGQRFFESNFGERCQTFWLPDTFGYSAQLPQLCRLAGMNRFLTQKLSWNNINKFPHTTFNWVALDGSQVICHMPPSETYTAEAHFGDVKRSVSQHKSMDQDHTSLLVFGKGDGGGGPTWQHLEKLRRCRGISDQVGMLPRVHMGNSVDDFFDKLEPKATEFVTWYGELYFELHRGTYTTQANNKLNNRKSESLLREVEWLATIATLSDSGKSYKYPKKEIDDMWEAVLLCQFHDCLPGSSIEMCYDDSDELYDMVFKTGNKILEDIHGVLGTSTITNGYIAETFALNTLPWHRREVVEISDTEAGVACGEGQLLAIRPFKISKEEPAVTVEEVSAGVFVLQNDQLRVKVEDGVITSLYDRAADREVIEKGGKANQYVIFDDKPLYWQAWDVEVYHLDTRQELRCGKTSISEQKAHRVSLTTEIKVSEESSIKSTITLSAALKGVQSWVECHAEVDWHESMKFLKVEFPVDVRNTEASYETAYGLVKRPTHYNTSWDMAKFEVCCHRFADLSEHNYGVSILNDSKYGFATVGNLQRLSLLRSPKAPDAHADMGTHQIRWAIFPHEGSLGSSTVRAAYAFNNPLRLLSAPSAVQASLNKSPVKLTGDGSLILDTVKRGEDDEDVTRGELPKRKGRNVILRVYDSLGGQSKGVIETTWDVKRVFKSNLLEDDIEEIKIEGGKFPITLRPFEIATYRLEL; this is encoded by the exons ATGGGTGGCGGAAGAGAAATCAAGAGCAAGAGCTCATACCCGGCCCTCGCATCCCGGCCCGTCGGACAATGGATCTCCAATCTCTACAAGGATAGAATTAACCAATTCTACTCCCGAGGACAATGGGAGAAGCACAACCTCCTGGC TATGATGACTGAGGGCACCGCATCGGGCGAGCCTTATGTTAAATTGTCTGTCTGGGACGCGCCCGACACCACTCGCCCAACCTttgacgacgccgtctcGCACGAATTCAAGAAGACTGAAGTCGGCGCCTGGTTTGGCCCGTCATGGTCCACCCACTGGTTCAAGGTTATTCTGACCGTTCCGGAAGAGCTGCGGGACAAGGACTTGCTTGAACTGCACTGGGATGCCAACAATGAGGGTCTCATCTGGACCGAAGACGGCAAGCCGCTCCAGGGCTtgaccggcggcggcgagcgaACCGAATGGATTCTACCCAAGGAGTTTCGGGACGGAAAAGAGCACACCGTTTACATTGAAATGGCCTGCAATGGCATGTTTGGAAACGCTGCCGGCGGAGACACGATCCAACCTCCGGACCCTAACAAGTACTTCCGCCTTGGCCAAGCCGAGATCGTTGCTGTCAACCCTGAGGCACGAGCACTCTACATTGATATTTGGATCATTGGCGATGCTGCGCGAGAGTTCCCTCAAGACTCTTGGGAGCAACACAAGGCTCTCAAAGTTGCTACCGACGTCATCGATGCATTTGAGCTCGGCAACAAGGACTCCATTCTGAAGTGTCGAAAAATCGCCCAGGAGTACCTGGGCCCGCACGTCGACTCGCACAAGGTATACAGCAACGACAAGGAGCCTCAAGTCTACGGCATCGGTCATTGTCATATCGACAGCTGCTGGCTCTGGCCCTGGGCTGAGACGAAGCGCAAGGTTGCTAGATCCTGGTCCAACCAGTGCGACTTGATGGACCGCTACCCCGAGCTGAATTTTGCCTGCTCGCAAGCCCAGCAATACAAGTGGCTGAAGGAGCTTTACCCCTATGCTTTCGACCGCGTCAAGACCAAGGTTAAGGAGGGCAGGTTCCACCCCATTGGTGGTAGCTGGGTCGAACATGACACCAACATGCCCAGTGGTGAATCTCTTGTTCGACAGTTCTTGTACGGCCAAAGATTTTTCGAAAGCAACTTCGGCGAGCGTTGCCAGACTTTCTGGCTCCCCGACACATTCGGATACTCGGCCCAGCTTCCCCAGCTCTGCCGTCTTGCTGGCATGAACCGCTTCCTTACCCAGAAGCTCAGCTGgaacaacatcaacaaaTTCCCGCATACGACCTTCAACTGGGTTGCGCTTGATGGAAGCCAAGTCATCTGTCACATGCCCCCCTCAGAAACCTACACTGCCGAAGCCCACTTTGGCGACGTAAAGAGGAGTGTCAGCCAGCACAAGTCAATGGACCAAGACCACACCTCTTTGCTCGTATTTGGCAAgggggatggcggcggaggccCTACCTGGCAGCACCTCGAGAAGCTTCGCAGATGCCGCGGTATATCCGATCAGGTAGGCATGTTGCCTAGAGTGCACATGGGTAACAGTGTCGACGACTTTTTCGACAAGCTCGAGCCGAAGGCTACAGAGTTCGTCACATGGTACGGCGAGCTCTACTTTGAGCTTCACCGCGGCACGTACACCACGCAGGCGAACAACAAGCTCAACAACCGCAAATCCGAGAGTCTGCTCAGGGAGGTTGAATGGCTCGCCACTATCGCGACGCTCAGCGACAGTGGCAAGAGCTACAAGTATCCCAAGAAGGAGATTGATGACATGTGGGAGGCCGTTCTGCTTTGTCAGTTTCACGACTGTTTGCCAGGCAGTTCCATTGAGATGTGCTACGATGATTCGGACGAG ctCTACGACATGGTTTTCAAGACCGGCAATAAGATTCTCGAAGACATTCACGGCGTGCTGGGTACATCCACTATCACCAATGGCTACATCGCAGAGACTTTCGCGTTGAACACTCtcccctggcatcgacgagaGGTTGTCGAGATTTCGGACACGGAAGCTGGTGTTGCCTGTGGCGAGGGCCAGTTGTTGGCCATTCGCCCCTTCAAGATCTCAAAGGAGGAGCCGGCGGTAACTGTTGAGGAAGTTAGCGCTGGCGTATTTGTGCTGCAAAACGATCAGCTCcgcgtcaaggtcgaggacggtGTCATCACTTCTCTCTATGACCGCGCTGCCGATCGCGAGGTCATTGAGAAGGGTGGCAAGGCCAACCAATATGTCATCTTCGACGACAAGCCGCTCTACTGGCAAGCTTGGGACGTTGAAGTCTACCACCTCGATACGAGACAGGAGCTTCGCTGTGGTAAGACGTCGATCTCGGAACAGAAGGCGCACCGCGTCAGCTTGACGACCGAGATCAAGGTCAGCGAGGAGAGCTCAATCAAGTCTACGATCACGCTTTCGGCAGCCTTGAAGGGGGTGCAGTCTTGGGTTGAATGCCACGCTGAAGTCGATTGGCATGAGTCTATGAAGTTTTTGAAGGTCGAGTTCCCCGTTGACGTCAGAAACACCGAGGCGTCTTACGAGACGGCGTATGGTCTCGTGAAGCGGCCCACTCACTACAACACAAG CTGGGACATGGCCAAGTTCGAAGTCTGCTGCCACCGTTTCGCCGATCTCTCCGAGCACAACTATGGCGTTTCCATCCTGAACGACAGCAAGTACGGGTTCGCAACCGTCGGCAACCTACAGCGTCTTTCTCTCCTGCGATCGCCCAAGGCCCCTGACGCTCATGCTGACATGGGGACCCATCAAATTCGCTGGGCAATTTTCCCTCACGAGGGATCCTTGGGTTCCTCGACTGTCCGGGCAGCGTATGCCTTCAACAACCCTCTGAGACTCCTATCGGCGCCCAGCGCTGTACAGGCTTCTCTCAACAAGAGCCCTGTCAAGCTTACTGGAGATGGATCTCTCATTCTCGACACCGTGAAGCgtggcgaagacgatgaggatgtgACTCGTGGCGAGCTTCCGAAGCGCAAGGGGCGCAACGTCATATTGCGTGTGTACGACAGTCTCGGCGGTCAGAGCAAGGGTGTAATCGAGACCACCTGGGACGTCAAGCGCGTTTTCAAGAGTAACCTGTTGGAGGATGACATTGAAGAAATCAAGATCGAGGGCGGGAAATTCCCGATTACGCTGCGACCCTTTGAGATTGCAACCTACCGCCTGGAGTTGTAG